GCCTGCTCGATCTGTGCGCTCCGGTCTTCGCGGTTTGGGAATGTCGCGCGATTGAGCTCCGACTTCAGGCCGCCTTGGTCGCCGACACGATTATTTTGGCTGGTCAGCGGGTAGTCGAGCAGCTGAAGCGCCATCCGTATAAATGCTCAGTCAATGCTGCTCATTTTATGTCTGCAGCACTGTCTTTCTGCTGCGTGCCGTCGTGTCTCTTCATCTCCTTGCGAATCATGTTGCAAAGATGGGTTAGCGCGTCACCTAGTGCTTTGGCTTCTGCTCCCGCTCCAAGCCTGCTGTAACTGGCCACAGAATGCACGCGTAGGCGATCCAGAGCCAGCAGTAATGCAGGCACAGGAACATCTAGCAGTGCGTAAAGCTCCGCTAGGCATCGCATGCCGTCACTGTCTGTGACATCGGTCCTGCGTAAAGCGCTTCCGTAAATGCTGACCCGCAGAAAATGGAAGCAGTCGCGCCAGCACGCCTCGGCCCGAAGCTGCGGAAACAATTTGCCGCCCGGTTGCACCAGTTCGGGTTGCTCACTGAGAAGATCTGCACGCGACTGGTCGACAAGATGCGAAACCTGTCCTTGCAGTGCAATCAGCGGAGCGGCTTCAACACCTGACCAGCCACAACACAATTGAATTTCCTCGTCGCTCAGCAAGCGTTTGTGCTGATCTGCTTCATCGATCAGATCACGTAGTTGTCCTGGAATGCTGCGATCTCCACTGAGTCCACACACCTTTGACTGTTGCGCCAGTTCTTTGATTTGTTCTGCTGAAGTGGAACTCACGGATGAACGACTTTGTTTCTGGAAGTGATGGGAAGAATCGGGCATGCGGTCAGCCAGCCATGGCGTTCCAGATAGAACGCCCAGGCAATCTCCTGGCCGACGCCTGGGCAGTGACGGGGGATGGCATCCGCGATTGGCTCACTCACTCCAAGACGCTTCAGTAGTGCTCCTACATCAGAAGCAGACCTGACTGACGTGCTGCGGATGGCAGCACCAACAACCCATGTGAGCTTGGTTGCTTCCAATGGGCAGGCGTCGCTTTCGCAGGCGAGCAGTACATTCCCAGGCTCTGCCATGGCTGCGAAGGTGTCCTGCCAGAGCTGAAGGTCATCGGGTTTCAGATTGAGTCGCAGGATCTGATCTCCG
Above is a window of Synechococcus sp. BIOS-U3-1 DNA encoding:
- a CDS encoding phycobilisome polypeptide, giving the protein MSSTSAEQIKELAQQSKVCGLSGDRSIPGQLRDLIDEADQHKRLLSDEEIQLCCGWSGVEAAPLIALQGQVSHLVDQSRADLLSEQPELVQPGGKLFPQLRAEACWRDCFHFLRVSIYGSALRRTDVTDSDGMRCLAELYALLDVPVPALLLALDRLRVHSVASYSRLGAGAEAKALGDALTHLCNMIRKEMKRHDGTQQKDSAADIK